The following are encoded in a window of Psilocybe cubensis strain MGC-MH-2018 chromosome 4, whole genome shotgun sequence genomic DNA:
- a CDS encoding putative endoplasmic reticulum membrane protein (putative endoplasmic reticulum membrane protein YJR015W), whose protein sequence is MSCRTNFEPPSPSFHTTTTTSLDTIAVSTTLKEKDTSIINSSVAEPSVILDPGIILPPCQPFTKDLFEKGDPSVKAARKEYLKSYLTGLLMVILTIFSVFAIYWGSLWKVPAHSLRGWIVDFDGGRVGQGVTQTFLDINRSNHVIKWKVIPPSKFHKGVTDVAHALKDEQTWAAIVINAGASDALQATTDSPDPTYNGSQAITVYVSEARNENAYRAFIRPVVQMTLETFKLEFAIQFASEISTLPNIVDILSVSPQTLANPVSYTLVNLIPFNQAVASAVVFVGLIYLLILSFFIVNIAFHARHVSGLETMLNFSLAFKLDLTRNYGQAGFLVFWMCNWFGMLSVGLALESLITLLTPRYIPFFMILWIIVDVSVCVFPIDVLPTIFHYGYAAPFYNVSKSIRSLAFGTKDTLGFNFAILVIWIIISCLSLPTIQWFIRRKQIREREAATSHLTPEINLPGDV, encoded by the exons ATGTCTTGCAGAACCAACTTCGAACCTCCTAGTCCCTCCTTCCATACCACAACGACGACCTCTTTGGATACGATTGCTGTTAGTACCACCTTAAAGGAAAAGGATACATCAATCATCAATTCCAGTGTTGCCGAGCCTTCAGTAATTCTTGATCCCGGTATCATATTGCCTCCATGCCAACCTTTTACGAAAGACCTCTTTGAGAAAGGAGATCCATCTGTGAAGGCCGCTCGGAAAGAGTATCTGAAGTCATATTTGACTGGATTACTCATGGTAATTCTGACGATATTTTCCGTATTCGCTATCTACTGGGGGTCGCTTTGGAAGGTTCCTGCGCATTCTTTGAGGGGATGGATTGTC GATTTCGATGGCGGGAGAGTGGGGCAAGGTGTTACCCAAACATTTCTTGACATTAATCGGTCCAATCATGTCATTAAATGGAAAGTCATTCCACCAAGTAAGTTTCACAAGGGAGTCACCGATGTCGCCCACGCTTTGAAGGACGAACAGACATGGGCGGCCATTGTCA TTAATGCAGGGGCTAGCGACGCACTACAGGCTACCACTGACAGTCCAGACCCCACGTATAATGGATCACAAGCGATTACCGTCTACGTGTCTGAGGCGCGAAATGAGAACGCCTA TCGTGCTTTTATTCGTCCAGTT GTACAAATGACACTGGAAACTTTCAAACTTGAATTCGCTATCCAGTTTGCGTCTGAAATATCCACTTTGCCTAACATTGTCGACATATTGTCTGTCTCCCCCCAGACTTTGGCCAACCCTGTGTCCTATACTCTCGTTAATCTTATACCATTCAACCAGGCAGT TGCCAGCGCTGTCGTATTCGTTGGACTCATTTATCTATTAATTTTATCCTTCTTCATCGTT AATATTGCTTTTCACGCTCGTCATGTTTCTGGCTTAGAAACTATGTTAAATTTCAG TTTGGCATTCAAGCTTGATTTAACGAGGAA TTACGGACAGGCTGGTTTTCTCGTTTTTTGGATGTGTAACTGGTTTGGCATGCTTTCTGT AGGATTGGCTCTAGAATCATTGATAACGCTccttacaccaagatatattccattttttatgaTTCTTTGGATCATCG TTGACGTCTCCGTATGCGTCTTCCCCATCGATGTTTTGCCAACGATATTCCATTATGGGTACGCTGCGCCGTTCTACAATGTGTCGAAATCCATAAGGTCACTTGCCTTTGGGACTAAGGACACAC ttggcttcaattttgctATCCTTGTCATATGGATCATTATCTCGTGCCTTTCCCTTCCAACCATTCAATGGTTTATACGCAGAAAGCAGATAAGGGAGAGGGAAGCGGCGACTTCGCACCTCACTCCCGAGATCAACTTGCCAGGAGATGTATAG